tcTCTCCATTTGTAAATCTCAATTTTGTAGGACCCCAAGTTTTATTTGCAAGTAGTATATAGTCCTAGTGGGACATGGAGAATTGGAGATATAAGTATGATCATCTTCCAAGTCGATTGGGCATGTGCTAAGCCCTCCTATTTGGGGCATTGCCCCGTTAACAAATCATGCCTGACAGCGATGAGCTGAGTCATTGTTTGATAGGGTCACCGAAATTGAACAAATTGGACCATTTGAAAATAACACATTGTCTAAATGTTGCTCTCATACCAATAGTGATAGAAACCATTATATTAAATAGAGGACTTTAAAGCCACACATTCCCATTAGAGCAGGGAAAAAAGGTTGTTATACTTGTATTAATGATCTTTTGAAAATGACTAGGGAGTTGGGGGGTTTAAgaatggaaaatgaaaattattattgttgggACCCAATGTTGAGAAGTACCTTTGCCTAATAATGAAACCAATTTTACTACCTTTAGAGGATAATATacaaaaaaccaaatcaatAAAAGTGTATGAGAAAGAAAGCACTATGTTTTCATAGACATATATGTTTCAAGGCCTTTGCTTTGTTTACAATGAAAGCAAAGAGCAAGCAATTATTTTATACCTTGTGATTTTGATCATTTCCCTTGTACAACAAACCAACTATAGAACAACTATACAAAGCTAAGATGAGGAGCCTCTTTTAAGTTGGACAAAAGTTActcataagaaaattttaacgaagaaaaatggatttttaagtttcaactttcaaaaacTGTTTGGCCCACAGATTTTAAGTATAGGGTACGTAGCCAATGAGACGTAGGAGTGCAATAATTTTCATCACTGGATGACCTTATTCTCAAATGGCCAATAAGCTTCAATATGCTTCATCATATAATATGACTATGTCCATTCTTTGATCTCCATGGGAATTGttcgttgtttaaacaactCAGATACCCATATAATATTATAGTATATTGTATTTTCTTCTCAATGTCACATTCACTAGATTATCCTGAAGATTCTATATTTAAAAGAAGATTatcctttcatttttatttatttattttaggttgCTTAGAGATGGAGCTAGTGatgtaaataactaaatataaagTATAAAGTATGACATAAAAAACTGCATGGATATATTTCCATAATATATTGCAGAAGAAACTTCCTTAAAGGTTGGAAATCATAATCATCTATATCAACTGATTAATTATCAAGTaaactttgtagtttgtacaggtaaaacaaattaattaatagttAAGCTTTTGCATCATTAACAGGAAGCAAAAGCttcagcttttcttttttccgaAAAAGAATATTTAGGTTCTCAAATCAAATGGGAATTCTAAGTTATCCCAAGATATATCTTAGGATATTTCATAATCATGAACAAAATATTTCCCTTTTCTTGCACTAGTTGATGCCCCTTTGcctttgtataaattttttttttcatacatacttctacttataaaaaaaatgtacataatATATAGCGGATGATTATCACTTATATATACTAAGGGTTGTGTTAACCGGCACCGTAAGGTGTCCATTAACAacttttttgcaaatttttgtcctttttgacaattttttagtagttttttttttttaacaatccctttaataattttttatcatttttattaagtaGGACCCATATAGGGAAATCTTAACAAGCAGCGCATAgtgcttgttaacatttcccaTATACTAATTATGAAACATATATATGCAaggaaaaaatcaaatgaatagTGGAACTAAAAAGAGGTGCTAGAGAACATTGTTTATTAACAACTAACAGCATTAAATCACAGAAGGGAATCATTTCCATTATTTTATCAAATTGAAGAAAGATACCAATCCATATATACACAACCAATATATATAGGACTTAATTTggtgttttttgttgttgtttttttgtttgtttttgtttgcttgttttttttttgttgttgttgtttttcattGGGTCAAACCTCTCGCTAAACGCATAAACTGCATGCAATTACAAAATAAGGAAGCATCTCAATGTAATTAATTGAGAAATCAAGAAGTATTCGTTGTAAAATACTGTAATAAACAAAAGATGGCCTACGACTAAGAGGAAGGTGCCGTTTAACGAAAGAAACGACTTCTTGTTTACAAGAACAATAAGgacatctaaaaataaatttgaaatttgatttaaCGAAAAAGAACGACCTCTAAAGCTCTGCCGtttaattaaagaaaacaaaaaacgacCAGTAAATGGATGTCTTTTGGATGAAGAAAATGAGTTCTTAGTACGAAAACGACAATCACAGCTATAAtgttacgttttttttttttttttttttgagaaataattacaacatgctgctaaccccgcagTTCGAACTCTTTCCCCTCTAGatcccaagcactttgtgcatggagaggtgtcaattcagctacaaTGTTACGttataatttcataatttgggtttttaattgacaaaataaaaaactagtttGTAATTCCATGCATTTGcatgaatatatttaaaatatatacattaaaatgtatagtataatttttacctatataatttaaatattattgatagtcattcttatatttttttaattcttcaaaaagtcttgtaagaatattattaggtagaaaatgtaaattgtccatatttttaatttttttttatgttcatttattctaaactttttagtttttgtatggtactttacttttaagaaatcaagtactgggtaattttttttttaactttttttttcttttttaaattttatatgattaagtggattataaatatttaagataataattagtatttagattgtGGATTGTGAAGTGATccatctttatcttttttttttttttttctttttatatggtactttactttcaagaaatcaagtactgggtaattttttttttcttttgtaaattttatattattaagtaaattataaatatttaaaatagtaattagtatttagagtgtgaactatggagtgatttatctttatctttattttttctttttctttttgtacagtactttactttcaagaaatcaagtactggtaaaattttcttttattcatttctagcaactatatttttcaaattctcaaccactatatattttaaatctcCCAAAGTTATcatttttggcaaaattttaatttgaaatttatcaaatcTATATAATTAGGAATGAAAACCATCATGAAATTATTCATTACTTTTCCctacaaaattcattaattttttttgcctagttttattttttaggttatgattattatttattaaccTATCATTATccctttctaatttttcttttaaaaaacctatcaaattttaatttaagggattattattattttgattctttttttttttctttcgtaaattttatattattaagtaaattataaatatttacaatagtaattagtatttagagtgtgaactatggagtgatttatctttttttttttttttttttttttttttgtacagtactttattttcaagaaatcaagtactgagtaaaattttcttttattcatttctagcaactatatttttcaaattctcaaccactatatattttaaatctcCCAAAGTTATCATTTTTGgcagaattttaatttgaaatttatcaaatcTATATAATTAGGAATGAAAACCATCATGAAATTATTCATTACTTTTCcctacaaaatttattaatttttttgcctagttttattttttaggttatgattattatttattaaccTATCATTATccctttctaatttttcttttaaaaaacctatcaaattttaatttaagggattattattattttgattgttaagtttggattaaataaaaataattttgttttaaaaaaatgataatgatgagtttgagtttattagacttgttagagagatagagtttcactccttattaatttggactaaacaaaaataattttatttaaatattgtgttgacgtgaaaaattgtaagattttcagaggcttcggttatatatatatatatatatatatatatatatatatatatatatagactatatataaaatataaattctaaactttttatgtaattttcatctcttatttttcaaatgaataAGTTGTATATTCAAACTAGGTATTTGTATCATATAAATAGTATTAGTAGTGTGTATAGATTGGGTTAAGTCAAATTTGAGATATTTTTCAACTCAACCTAACCTCATTGGGTTAAGAAATCCTCACCTAACTCATAGTAACTCtttttctggaaaaaaaaaaaaaaaaaatcctcatagTAACTCTATAAACTAAGGGCACGTTTGATACAttgtaatgattattacatgagaataagaataaatattacaaggaatacattaagttggaatgtaataagtattactattcattagtttggtgaccatttaggAATAGAATTCTGAATATGCATCTATAATTTTgtagagtataaaaagaaggtgtaattaaatcatttttaagtcaaatttcctaaaatacacttgtaaggactcaatttgtaacgaccccaaactggtattgggttcgcacgtataaggcccaaacaataaaatttgtagagcgtgggctgaaaggctagaccttggtcaccggacagtggttgGCCATGGTGTTCATGGTAATCGCACAAAGGTGAACTTAGCGTATCTAATAAGGCTTTTCCCTTGGCACGGCCTGAGCGGCTCCGATCCttagacctcgtccgaggagtttCATGGTCtcattattctctcttttttaggATTCAATGGCTTGGGAGACGAtgtgtccccccccccccccccgaattgcttctctttcctttttatactagcctttaccctTTCTCGAACGTCCACatgtaggttcagctttccaaggctgatacttgtcccattagcccatacccaaagtgattgggggtggttgtaaaagctgaaaagtattgctccgtcaggcgcagagtatttaattgcagtaatggcagtATTTCCTTTGTCTTTTATCGCCATATTGTCCAGGGGTCTTTTCtccattaatgtggaggtgttcAGCTCTTCATTAAACTGTTCCTATATCGTACTTGCCATTTCTTTCAGGAGCGCTTTGGGGTGCCAAGGACAGAATCAttctcggctatatctctaagccatttggactttcactgtatgtcctcggcaatgtcCCTCCTCGGCCCGGGTCTTGGGCCCTAACgcaaagtgggccggggtcacgAGTTTTCTAGCCCCACAACACttattttagggtgttcaaaatagagttaataattaacaagaaggaaaaattattttcttttcttttgaaaatatggcaactaatggctttttaggaaatttttttttaaagttattacataaggttttttttattattatttttttttatactaagtTATTATATAAGGTGAAGGAATAAatattcagtacttttgataagaaataactattcattataataaaaacataaccaaacaaccAAATAGTTATACCATaggaatatctattacattacagtgtctattacagtTTACCAAATGTGTCCTAACCTGTAGGTTTGAATTGGGTTATATTGGGTCATCGGGTTTGGGCAATTTTGtacctaataaaaaattgactttcattcattatttagacctataattcaattaataattacaatttacacaATTAAGTCCAGTTAACCAATGCAAATCAAAGTAACAAATTTAAACTAAGacttaaaaaattaactaataattttgttattgatAAACTacaaaaaacataatatatttttaatccaCAACCTCACCTTCCAAcctattatattataaaaatgaactGTAGTTTGCTATGTAGTGAATTTAAAATCCATATAAATTTAACTATTGATATAATATGAATTGGGTTGAATTACTACTTAGCTTGAAGCCCgaccaaaacttaaaaaaagaaaaagaaaagaagcccaaTGAAAAATTCCAAGACGGCTCATTAGGTAGATTAAGGTGgcgtttggattcagcgtttATGAGCTGTATTTGCAttttttgcgttttttttttttttttttaaccatgaTTGTTGACTTTTTTGGAGTCAGATTCATTGGGGTTGGTGGGTTGAAATGCATGCATCACCCTAAATGGTACAAATAATAAGGTATAAGGATGATATTGATATCCATCAATGTTGATAATACACTTGAACAATATATAGAATTGttgtagctaaacttttttttttttttttaatttttaatttccttctctctttttgctCCTAGTTAAAAGGCTCCCGGtggcaataaaataataataataataatgatgtcaATCTCTACCgtctataaataaaattaaatagttttggatttaattataaataatccCACCAATGTAATccaatataaatgaaaaatggaAGAGACATTATACTATGCCATGCCATAAAAGTaacaaaagaatttaaaaaacaaaaaacaaagggtTAAAAACTCCAAtggtaagaaagaaagaaagaaagagcatCGCATGAACAGATTAAGTTGTAGGCTGATCTGATTCAAAAGGGACATGATCATCGAACTATCACGTAAACTGCATATATAATTCCTGGTATGTAACCCAACAGCGTGAGCACTAAATCGATCCAAAACTCCACCTGCATTTTTAAACTCAAtatcatagttttaaaaaacgAACCGGTCACATACAAAACACAAATTGGCAGGCGATAAAGAATTACATACCCCACAGCCATAGCGAAGAAAAACACCCACTGGTGGAAGAAGAATGGCCAGCAACACTTCTATGAAGGTCTGTGAGCCCATGTTTTTTGTCTGCTTAATTAACTTCAcagcaaaagagaaaaaaaaataaatgctagtGTTAATTTGTGGTAGAGGggtgttttaacttttaatattcTTGTGTGTGTGAGATGAGAAAATGAAGCGATTAGTTACACAGCGAATTGCTTAGTCTTAAGCAGCCAAGAAGGCCACGTAGTAGAGAGAGCAATACACGTGACATGCAACAATTATACGTATCCTTTAATTATGCAGTCTTCCACTTTTGCATTTTGCGAAAATTGTGTGCATAAagttttgctattatatttgctTTTGATAATTGTCTTTTTATCATTACAtcaaaatactaattaattttttggtgtaggtggagaATGAATCTCATATCTCTTATTTGATTATAAGAAACTTTACAAGTTGAGCCAATTAGAATCCACGTGTAGAAAATTTTAACATCAttttgaattagtttttttctaaaatatttattatatattaattaaaagagGTCCCTTCccatgagaaaagaaaaaagaaaaaaaaaagagggatcCTTATTCTAACCTTTAAATAACCTATGATCTCTATCAAATGGTTATGTGAAGTGTAAGCCATCGATTATAACAACCCCTTCATATAGTATTTGCACTAagattttctctttaaaaaagcACTTGAACAACgatatatttattttctcctCCTTACCAAAAAGAACAcggtttaaaatttttttaaagtgaaataataataataataatttttacaataagtTAACCcgcccacccccccccccccccccaaaaaaaaacagtgTCCATCTCTAGCTAGCCCAGATAAAGCCCATTTGactaaaatcaaatttatgaCTACATTAATTAAATCCCAACATTTACTCTACAAGATTTGGCAGTTGGCACCCAGACAAATATGTAAATTTCCCCATAATTTAAGCTCTTTCAAATatgtaaattttcaaatttagatGCCCTGCATTAAAGATTAGGTAAATATGGGACCAAAACCTCggaaactttattttttttaatggagttCTGTAAGAAAAATCACTCTCACAAAACCACCCATGGTAGAAAGATGCCTAATAGCAGCTTCTTTGGCAGCTCTAGTATGCCATCCCAGCGCAACCATAAGGTGTTTCAAGCCTAAGCCATGCACAACCTCCCcacagaaagaaaaaccaaagCCAAATGTTTCCCATCCACGCTTTGAGAAAGTgcattcaaaatcaaagaaaaaactagacccccatgaaaattcaaattcttcatcatcttcaaCTCAGTCTAACACGAACACACCATCACCTCCAGCCTCTCCTCTTTCTCGTTCCACATCAAGAGCTGGCAAACTTGTCAAAGGAGTCACACAACTCATAGAAGGAGATTCCTCAATAGGTATTGTGGAAACCATATTCCGATCGGGATGGCCTAAGGAGATAGGCCTCACAGTCCAGAAGGTGTTGAAGGTTAATCACAGTGAAAGTGTTCTAAACAAGTTTGAAGAGTTTAGAAACAAAGTGAAACTCAATGCTGCAAATTCATGTGATAGTCAGCTAATGGAGAGACTGATTGTTGATGGGAATGAACTCCTAAGGTTCCAAGGTGCCCTTATAACTTGTTCTCTAGGAACTAATGGAGATTCAAGCATTTGTGACAAGAAATGTTGTGGGGTTTGCAGAATGATCCGTTTCAGCTTTACGGTTGAAGATGCACCAGAATTAGTCCATGAGAACAGTTGGAAGGCACATGAAAAGGTGACAAATGATTATGTTGCCAAGAGGATATGTGCAAGGAGGGCTATCATTTTATGCAGAGTAATTGCAGGGCGTGTTGGTGGTTACCATAGACATGAGCTCATGGATATTGGGGAAGATGGTCGGTTTGATTCTGTGGTGGCATCAAATGTAGATGACTCAAATGGCTCGGAGAAGCTTATGGTTTTAAATCCAAGGGCTGTGCTTCCATGCTTTGTGGTCATATATGAAGTCAATTGTCTTCCATGATTGTTTAACAGTTGACaaatgactctttttttttttcttttgttgggaaAGGGAAGTCGTAGgaaatcttgttttctttgcaGCAAAATGTCAGAGATGGCAACAATCTATTTCAATTTACTCTTATACCATTCTCAGATCTGAGTTTTACTGAAGAATAGtgcatgttttcttttttttgggataaatgtGCAATTTATATTGAGAACCAAGACTGAACAGTGACATGCAGCACAATGGCAGCATAAAAACAAGATTTAAGCCTGCAAAACATCTTCCAAATCATGGACATCCTAATCCACAACATCATCCCAGCTGAAGAACTAACTAATATTTTCAGTGGCACAAATTTGAACACTTAACCACACTCTAATAGTTAAGGGAAATTCAAAGAAAATGTGGTTATTGCATTCAAGCTAAACCAAGTCACAAATGCATGCCTAGAAGTAACATCAGAAAAACCAAATTAGTTGCCACCTTTCCACTTTCTGCCATTCAACTCGAATTGCATCTTCCCGGGCTGATTTACAGTTGAATTGATTTGATGATGGAATCTAATATACTGCATccttataaataatattaaccTGAAACTGACTTGTTTGACTTGTGACAATATCTTCAGACCTTGTTAGACCCCGAAACTAATGCTTCTTGAAAAATGCTTGATACCTTGGCATTGCCATTACAAACAGAGTAATGGTATCGTAAACCTCTTTATGAGAAAGTCTAGAGGCACAAATAGTTTGACACATATTGATGTGGTAGACTGTTAGTGATAGGTAATAAGTGATGTCAGTGGTGGACCCATATGAGAACCAGAAAAAACTTAGCAACTCAATTGGAGTAAAAAATTGATGTCAATTTTTGTTTGGGTGTATGTAGCATTACTCCCACTTTATAGTCAAACCTCTCGTACAAAATTCCCGTGGAGGCTGTATTGGTAGAATTTACTAGCAGCATCATAAATCTTTATTGCATCGTCAACTTGCATTACTGGcactaaataaaagaaaacctgTAGGTATGCTCAAAGCATCTCCAACACACTTAGAttctttttctccaaaatttaGTGGGTGAAACTGCTAGATCTCTCTCCAACAGCCTCTCTACTTGGGtgctttttggaaaattaaaaagaaggggggagggggggagagATCTATAGTGACTCTACACACCTGGAGAGCACGGTAGCTCTCTAacccattattttattaatccaaatcaaataatttctctctaattgggtgttTGTGTCCATTGGGAAAGAATGCAGAAATGATGATGAATTAATATTTCAATGGAATAGAGAAAGATGGTCTGTTGGAGTTTATCTGAAAAGAGgcaagtataattttttttttttttaataaagactTTTTTTCCCTCCAAATTTAAGTggaaaatgaaagagagaaaaaaaagatgctTAAGTGCAAAACACAACAATTAGTAAAAGTCTCTGTACCCTTTTGTCTATTGGCATTTGACAATTGGAAAAAAGTTTGGCTCTAGCTAACGTGGTAATTGAAAAGAtcatttatgtatatttttagttACATGACTTTTCTAATGAGTTATGtgactttttaaaataatacacaTGGATAGTCTTACAAATTACTACATAAAATATTGGAAAATATAGCTCCAATTTGGTTtggagccaaactttgtccttgaCAATCAATTTTTCAATGCACTATTGGTCACTCACTAACTATGCAACAGAAAATCTATTATAACCATGACTGGGGCCTTTGCCACCACCCTCCATGAGGGACCAGACTTGGGGTTTCTAGCATCTGCATAGCAGAGCTTGTTGGCATTTGACAATCATTTTTTCAGTGCACTATATGCCACTCACTAACTATGCAACAGAAAATCTAACAAAACCATGACTGGGGCCTTTGCCACCACCCAACCCACCTTGAGGGACCAGCACAAAGTGATGGCCTTTTTCTACTGTGGGGGCCCTATAGCATCTGCAGCTCTCAATAACAACATCCAGATATGCATCCTAGTATAAATCCAGGACTAGGGAGCTATGCATTACCATAGACTTCTTCAGATGTAAAAAGCAGCATTCTATAAATCAAAAACTAGAGGAAGAGAGTTGCTATTTTTAACCGAAACTAAGGATTAATACTTGATCAGAAACACATCCTTTAAAATCACttaaatataaagagaaataaatattacaagttACGTAAGTTTTTCCAGACCGATCATAAACAGCATTTCTCATGCCTATTTTGTACTGTCAAGCACaacaaagaaatgaaagaacagGATAGACCACCTGGCAGTGCAATCACCTTGAAGATAGGTTTGTCCTTCCTGTCATAG
The sequence above is drawn from the Quercus robur chromosome 7, dhQueRobu3.1, whole genome shotgun sequence genome and encodes:
- the LOC126690786 gene encoding low temperature-induced protein lt101.2-like; protein product: MGSQTFIEVLLAILLPPVGVFLRYGCGVEFWIDLVLTLLGYIPGIIYAVYVIVR
- the LOC126690789 gene encoding uncharacterized protein LOC126690789, which produces MPNSSFFGSSSMPSQRNHKSNTNTPSPPASPLSRSTSRAGKLVKGVTQLIEGDSSIGIVETIFRSGWPKEIGLTVQKVLKVNHSESVLNKFEEFRNKVKLNAANSCDSQLMERLIVDGNELLRFQGALITCSLGTNGDSSICDKKCCGVCRMIRFSFTVEDAPELVHENSWKAHEKVTNDYVAKRICARRAIILCRVIAGRVGGYHRHELMDIGEDGRFDSVVASNVDDSNGSEKLMVLNPRAVLPCFVVIYEVNCLP